A single window of Dermochelys coriacea isolate rDerCor1 chromosome 2, rDerCor1.pri.v4, whole genome shotgun sequence DNA harbors:
- the KCNS2 gene encoding potassium voltage-gated channel subfamily S member 2 isoform X1, producing the protein MRRRSVGSLPGAPWKKLTMPGQSLEDFSLAHAEDNEISINVGGFKKKMRSHTLLRFPETRLGQLLSCHSKEAILELCDDYDDAKNEFYFDRNPELFPYVLHFYNTGKLHVMGELCVFSFSQEIEYWGINEFFIDSCCSYSYHGRKMEPDQEKWEDQSDRESTSSSFDEILAFYNDAAKFDRQPFGNVRRQLWLALDNPGYSVLSRIFSVLSIVVVLGSIVTMCLNSLPDFQLVDSYGKAEEDPRFEIVEHFGIAWFTFELMARFAVAPDFLKFFKHALNLIDLMSILPFYITLIVNLVVESSPALANLGRVAQVLRLMRIFRILKLARHSTGLRSLGATLKYSYREVGLLLLYLSVGISIFSVVAYTIEKEENEGLATIPACWWWATVSMTTVGYGDVVPGTTAGKLTASACILAGILVVVLPITLIFNKFSHFYRRQKQLESAMRSCDFGDGMKEVPSVNLRDYYAYKVKSLMASFTNLSRSTPSELSLDDSLH; encoded by the exons ATGCGGCGCCGGAGcgtggg GTCTCTTCCCGGCGCCCCTTGGAAGAAGCTCACTATGCCCGGGCAGAGCCTGGAGGATTTCTCTCTGGCTCACGCGGAAGACAATGAGATCAGCATCAACGTCGGCGGCTTTAAGAAAAAGATGCGATCCCACACCCTACTAAGATTTCCCGAAACCAGGCTGGGCCAACTGCTGAGCTGCCACTCAAAGGAGGCGATATTGGAGCTCTGTGACGATTATGACGACGCCAAGAACGAGTTTTACTTTGACCGGAACCCCGAACTTTTCCCCTACGTGTTGCATTTTTACAACACCGGCAAGCTCCACGTGATGGGCGAACTCTGCGTCTTCTCCTTCAGCCAAGAGATTGAATACTGGGGCATCAATGAGTTCTTCATTGACTCGTGCTGCAGCTACAGCTACCATGGGAGGAAGATGGAGCCGGATCAAGAGAAATGGGAAGATCAAAGTGACCGGGAAAGCACCTCGTCCTCCTTTGACGAAATCTTGGCCTTCTACAACGATGCCGCCAAGTTTGACAGACAACCCTTTGGAAACGTCAGGAGGCAGCTCTGGCTAGCGCTGGACAATCCCGGCTACTCGGTCTTGAGCCGAATATTTAGCGTCCTGTCAATAGTGGTTGTTCTTGGGTCCATCGTGACCATGTGCCTGAACAGCCTCCCGGACTTCCAGCTGGTTGATAGCTACGGGAAGGCCGAGGAAGATCCTCGTTTTGAAATCGTGGAGCATTTTGGCATTGCATGGTTCACATTTGAGCTGATGGCAAGATTTGCAGTGGCTCCTGACTTCTTGAAGTTTTTCAAGCATGCCCTGAATCTGATTGACCTTATGTCCATCCTGCCATTTTACATTACCTTAATTGTTAACTTGGTTGTGGAAAGTAGCCCGGCTTTAGCAAATTTAGGTAGAGTAGCCCAAGTCCTGAGACTAATGAGGATCTTTCGCATCTTAAAACTTGCTCGCCATTCAACTGGCCTCAGGTCTCTTGGGGCCACTTTGAAGTATAGCTACAGGGAGGTAGGGCTTCTCTTACTCTACCTCTCTGTTGGGATCTCCATATTCTCTGTAGTGGCTTATACcattgaaaaagaagaaaacgAGGGCCTAGCCACCATCCCTGCTTGCTGGTGGTGGGCTACAGTTAGCATGACCACAGTTGGCTATGGAGATGTTGTCCCAGGGACCACTGCTGGCAAACTGACGGCATCTGCATGCATCCTAGCTGGTATCTTGGTGGTAGTGCTTCCTATCACGCTCATCTTCAATAAATTCTCTCACTTTTATAGGCGTCAGAAGCAGCTAGAAAGTGCCATGAGGAGCTGTGATTTTGGTGATGGAATGAAAGAGGTTCCGTCAGTCAATTTAAGGGACTATTATGCTTATAAAGTTAAATCCCTTATGGCCAGTTTTACCAATCTGAGTAGGAGTACTCCCAGCGAACTAAGCCTAGATGATTCACTGCATTAG
- the KCNS2 gene encoding potassium voltage-gated channel subfamily S member 2 isoform X2, with translation MPGQSLEDFSLAHAEDNEISINVGGFKKKMRSHTLLRFPETRLGQLLSCHSKEAILELCDDYDDAKNEFYFDRNPELFPYVLHFYNTGKLHVMGELCVFSFSQEIEYWGINEFFIDSCCSYSYHGRKMEPDQEKWEDQSDRESTSSSFDEILAFYNDAAKFDRQPFGNVRRQLWLALDNPGYSVLSRIFSVLSIVVVLGSIVTMCLNSLPDFQLVDSYGKAEEDPRFEIVEHFGIAWFTFELMARFAVAPDFLKFFKHALNLIDLMSILPFYITLIVNLVVESSPALANLGRVAQVLRLMRIFRILKLARHSTGLRSLGATLKYSYREVGLLLLYLSVGISIFSVVAYTIEKEENEGLATIPACWWWATVSMTTVGYGDVVPGTTAGKLTASACILAGILVVVLPITLIFNKFSHFYRRQKQLESAMRSCDFGDGMKEVPSVNLRDYYAYKVKSLMASFTNLSRSTPSELSLDDSLH, from the coding sequence ATGCCCGGGCAGAGCCTGGAGGATTTCTCTCTGGCTCACGCGGAAGACAATGAGATCAGCATCAACGTCGGCGGCTTTAAGAAAAAGATGCGATCCCACACCCTACTAAGATTTCCCGAAACCAGGCTGGGCCAACTGCTGAGCTGCCACTCAAAGGAGGCGATATTGGAGCTCTGTGACGATTATGACGACGCCAAGAACGAGTTTTACTTTGACCGGAACCCCGAACTTTTCCCCTACGTGTTGCATTTTTACAACACCGGCAAGCTCCACGTGATGGGCGAACTCTGCGTCTTCTCCTTCAGCCAAGAGATTGAATACTGGGGCATCAATGAGTTCTTCATTGACTCGTGCTGCAGCTACAGCTACCATGGGAGGAAGATGGAGCCGGATCAAGAGAAATGGGAAGATCAAAGTGACCGGGAAAGCACCTCGTCCTCCTTTGACGAAATCTTGGCCTTCTACAACGATGCCGCCAAGTTTGACAGACAACCCTTTGGAAACGTCAGGAGGCAGCTCTGGCTAGCGCTGGACAATCCCGGCTACTCGGTCTTGAGCCGAATATTTAGCGTCCTGTCAATAGTGGTTGTTCTTGGGTCCATCGTGACCATGTGCCTGAACAGCCTCCCGGACTTCCAGCTGGTTGATAGCTACGGGAAGGCCGAGGAAGATCCTCGTTTTGAAATCGTGGAGCATTTTGGCATTGCATGGTTCACATTTGAGCTGATGGCAAGATTTGCAGTGGCTCCTGACTTCTTGAAGTTTTTCAAGCATGCCCTGAATCTGATTGACCTTATGTCCATCCTGCCATTTTACATTACCTTAATTGTTAACTTGGTTGTGGAAAGTAGCCCGGCTTTAGCAAATTTAGGTAGAGTAGCCCAAGTCCTGAGACTAATGAGGATCTTTCGCATCTTAAAACTTGCTCGCCATTCAACTGGCCTCAGGTCTCTTGGGGCCACTTTGAAGTATAGCTACAGGGAGGTAGGGCTTCTCTTACTCTACCTCTCTGTTGGGATCTCCATATTCTCTGTAGTGGCTTATACcattgaaaaagaagaaaacgAGGGCCTAGCCACCATCCCTGCTTGCTGGTGGTGGGCTACAGTTAGCATGACCACAGTTGGCTATGGAGATGTTGTCCCAGGGACCACTGCTGGCAAACTGACGGCATCTGCATGCATCCTAGCTGGTATCTTGGTGGTAGTGCTTCCTATCACGCTCATCTTCAATAAATTCTCTCACTTTTATAGGCGTCAGAAGCAGCTAGAAAGTGCCATGAGGAGCTGTGATTTTGGTGATGGAATGAAAGAGGTTCCGTCAGTCAATTTAAGGGACTATTATGCTTATAAAGTTAAATCCCTTATGGCCAGTTTTACCAATCTGAGTAGGAGTACTCCCAGCGAACTAAGCCTAGATGATTCACTGCATTAG